One part of the Streptomyces ferrugineus genome encodes these proteins:
- a CDS encoding alpha/beta fold hydrolase: protein MTTDTDWKLTRTFTSTSGDVRWDRLGEPGRPPVVLLHGTPFSSYVWRAVARSLMRDHEVFVWDMPGYGTSEKAEGQDVSLAAQGRVFTELLDHWGLAEPLVVAHDFGGAVALRGHLLHGAPYRALALVDPVALAPWGSPFFRLVGEHADVFERLPTALHAALVREYVTSASGPGLRPAVLERLVEPWLDGSGQAAFYRQIAQADQRYTDEIQGRYGDIGIPTLVCWGEDDTWIPVAKGRELAGLVPGARFEPIAGAGHLVQEDAPAELTAALIAFLQQL from the coding sequence ATGACAACCGACACCGACTGGAAGCTGACCCGAACCTTCACCAGCACATCGGGGGACGTCCGCTGGGACCGGCTGGGGGAGCCCGGCAGGCCGCCGGTCGTCCTTCTGCACGGCACACCCTTCTCGTCGTACGTCTGGCGTGCCGTGGCCCGCTCGCTCATGCGTGACCACGAGGTGTTCGTCTGGGACATGCCCGGCTACGGGACCTCGGAGAAGGCGGAGGGACAGGATGTGTCCCTGGCCGCCCAGGGCCGCGTCTTCACCGAGCTCCTGGACCACTGGGGCCTCGCGGAACCGCTCGTGGTCGCCCACGACTTCGGCGGCGCCGTCGCCCTGCGGGGGCACCTGCTGCACGGCGCCCCGTACCGGGCCCTCGCTCTGGTGGATCCGGTCGCGCTGGCACCGTGGGGTTCGCCGTTCTTCCGGCTCGTCGGCGAGCACGCCGACGTCTTCGAGCGGTTGCCGACCGCGCTCCACGCCGCCCTGGTGCGTGAGTACGTCACCTCCGCCAGCGGCCCCGGCCTGCGTCCCGCGGTCCTCGAACGGCTCGTCGAGCCCTGGCTGGACGGCTCCGGCCAAGCTGCCTTCTACCGGCAGATCGCCCAGGCCGACCAGCGCTACACCGACGAGATCCAGGGCCGTTACGGCGACATCGGCATCCCCACGCTCGTCTGCTGGGGCGAGGACGACACCTGGATTCCGGTGGCCAAGGGGCGCGAGCTCGCCGGTCTCGTCCCCGGCGCGCGCTTCGAACCCATCGCCGGCGCGGGCCACCTCGTCCAGGAGGACGCCCCCGCGGAACTCACGGCCGCGCTCATCGCCTTCCTTCAGCAGTTGTGA
- a CDS encoding IclR family transcriptional regulator: MQSVDRAISVLEILAHRGEAGVSEVAGEIDVHKSTAFRLLGALEARGLVEQAGERGKYRLGFGIVRLAGAVTGRIDITQQGRPVCEDLAVEIGETVNIAVLQEHYAVNLYQVRGPGAITAQNWVGQLTPLHATSSGKVLLAHLPAKDRAALLTQSGLKKVTSHTITAKTKLEKNLAEIRESGYAWAMEELELGLHAIAAPIRNRDGQIVAAVSASGPSYRLTEERLHELAPVLVKGAEEISHRMGYLG, from the coding sequence GTGCAGTCGGTGGACCGAGCCATCAGCGTTCTGGAGATCTTGGCCCACCGCGGTGAGGCAGGCGTCAGCGAGGTGGCGGGCGAGATTGATGTTCACAAGTCCACCGCGTTCCGCCTGCTCGGCGCCCTGGAGGCGCGCGGACTGGTAGAGCAGGCCGGCGAACGCGGCAAGTACCGCCTGGGCTTCGGCATCGTACGCCTGGCCGGCGCGGTCACGGGGCGCATCGACATCACCCAGCAGGGCCGCCCGGTCTGCGAGGACCTCGCCGTGGAGATCGGCGAGACCGTCAACATCGCCGTACTGCAGGAGCACTACGCGGTCAACCTCTACCAGGTGCGCGGCCCGGGGGCCATCACCGCCCAGAACTGGGTCGGCCAACTGACCCCGTTGCACGCCACCTCGAGCGGCAAGGTCCTGCTGGCCCATCTGCCCGCCAAGGACCGTGCCGCTCTGTTGACCCAGTCCGGGTTGAAGAAGGTGACCTCGCACACCATCACCGCGAAGACGAAGCTCGAGAAGAACCTCGCGGAGATCCGAGAGAGTGGCTACGCCTGGGCCATGGAGGAACTGGAACTCGGTCTTCACGCCATCGCGGCTCCCATTCGCAATCGAGACGGCCAGATCGTCGCGGCGGTGAGCGCCTCGGGGCCCTCGTACCGGCTCACCGAGGAGCGCCTGCACGAACTCGCTCCGGTGCTGGTCAAGGGCGCGGAGGAGATCAGCCACCGGATGGGGTACCTGGGCTGA
- a CDS encoding methylenetetrahydrofolate reductase — MAGTGLRALLENVRYEVLPAKATEDKVLAHVPRDVVVTVTASPVKGLEPTLDLTARLAAHGYRVVPHVPARLLRDDLHLKEVSDRLLEAGVNDVFVPAGDADPPAGVYDGALPVLRRLTELGGPFARVGVTGYPESHPLIHDDITIQAMWDKREHATYIVSNLCFDPRVLGEWIARVRRRDVTLPVYVGVAGPVQRAKLLAMATKIGVGESTRFLTKHASWFVRFAAPGGYAPERLLTRTQEALTAPSAGVAGLHLFTFNQIAETERWRRALLDRMGG; from the coding sequence TTGGCCGGCACAGGACTCAGGGCACTGCTGGAGAACGTCCGCTACGAGGTGCTGCCCGCGAAGGCGACCGAGGACAAGGTCCTGGCCCATGTGCCGCGCGACGTCGTCGTCACCGTGACGGCGTCGCCGGTCAAGGGCCTGGAGCCGACCCTCGACCTCACCGCCCGGCTGGCGGCGCACGGCTACCGGGTCGTCCCGCATGTGCCGGCCCGGCTGCTGCGGGACGACCTGCATCTGAAGGAGGTCTCGGACCGGCTCCTCGAGGCGGGCGTGAACGACGTCTTCGTCCCGGCCGGCGACGCCGACCCGCCGGCCGGGGTCTACGACGGGGCGCTGCCGGTGCTGCGCAGGCTCACCGAGCTGGGCGGCCCCTTCGCCCGCGTCGGCGTCACCGGCTATCCCGAGAGCCACCCCCTCATCCACGACGACATCACCATCCAGGCGATGTGGGACAAGCGCGAGCACGCCACGTACATCGTGAGCAACCTGTGCTTCGACCCGCGGGTGCTGGGGGAGTGGATCGCCCGTGTACGGCGCCGGGACGTCACGCTGCCCGTGTACGTGGGTGTCGCCGGGCCCGTGCAGCGGGCGAAGCTGCTGGCGATGGCGACGAAGATCGGGGTGGGGGAGTCGACGCGGTTCCTGACCAAGCACGCCTCGTGGTTCGTGCGTTTCGCGGCCCCCGGTGGGTATGCCCCCGAGCGGCTGCTGACCCGCACCCAGGAGGCGCTCACCGCACCCTCGGCGGGCGTGGCCGGTCTGCATCTGTTCACGTTCAACCAGATCGCCGAGACGGAGCGGTGGCGCCGCGCGCTACTGGACCGGATGGGCGGCTGA
- the betA gene encoding choline dehydrogenase: MAPLHYDFVIVGGGSAGSALANRLSADPANRVLVLEAGRSDYPWDVFIHMPAALTYPIGSRFYDWKYESEPEPHMGGRRVYHARGKVLGGSSSINGMIFQRGNPMDYERWAADAGMESWDYAHCLPYFRRMENCLAADPDDEFRGHDGPLVLERGPATNPLFGAFLKATQEAGYAPTDDVNGYRQEGFAKFDRNVHRGRRLSASKAYLKPAMKRPNLTVTTRALVTRVLFEGKRAVGVEFQRGRGALQQVRAKEVILCGGAINSPQLLQLSGVGNAGELRALGIDVVHDLPGVGENMQDHLEVYVQYACKQPVSMQPYMAKWRAPFIGLQWLFRKGPAATNHFEAGGFARSNEDVDYPNLMFHFLPVAVRYDGSSPAGGHGYQVHVGPMYSDAIGSVKIKSRDPREHPALRFNYLSTEQDRREWVEAIRVARKLLEQPALAPYNGGEVSPGPKVESDEEILAWVAKEGETALHPSCTCKMGTDEMAVVDPASMRVHGLDGLRVVDASVMPYVTNGNIYAPVMMIAEKAADLILGKEPLAPSKAVYYRHRDVHKQAER, translated from the coding sequence ATGGCTCCCCTCCACTACGACTTCGTCATCGTCGGCGGCGGATCGGCCGGCAGCGCACTGGCGAACAGGCTCTCCGCCGACCCGGCCAACCGGGTGCTGGTGCTGGAGGCGGGCCGTTCGGACTATCCGTGGGACGTCTTCATCCACATGCCCGCGGCGCTGACCTACCCCATCGGCAGCCGGTTCTACGACTGGAAGTACGAGTCCGAGCCCGAGCCCCACATGGGCGGACGGCGCGTCTACCACGCGCGCGGCAAGGTGCTGGGCGGCTCCAGCAGCATCAACGGCATGATCTTCCAGCGCGGCAACCCCATGGACTACGAGCGCTGGGCCGCCGACGCCGGCATGGAGAGTTGGGACTACGCCCACTGCCTGCCGTACTTCCGGCGCATGGAGAACTGTCTGGCGGCCGACCCGGACGACGAGTTCCGCGGTCATGACGGCCCTCTCGTCCTGGAGCGCGGTCCGGCGACCAACCCCCTCTTCGGTGCCTTCCTCAAGGCCACCCAGGAGGCGGGCTATGCGCCCACCGACGATGTCAACGGCTACCGGCAGGAAGGTTTCGCCAAGTTCGACCGGAATGTCCATCGCGGACGTCGGCTGTCGGCCTCGAAGGCGTACCTCAAGCCCGCGATGAAGCGGCCGAACCTCACCGTCACCACCCGCGCCCTGGTAACCCGCGTCCTCTTCGAGGGCAAGCGCGCCGTCGGTGTGGAGTTCCAGCGCGGCCGGGGCGCGCTCCAGCAGGTCCGCGCCAAGGAGGTCATCCTCTGCGGCGGCGCCATCAACTCCCCGCAGCTGCTCCAGCTCTCCGGCGTCGGCAACGCCGGGGAACTGCGCGCCCTGGGCATCGACGTCGTCCACGACCTGCCGGGCGTCGGCGAGAACATGCAGGACCATCTGGAGGTGTACGTCCAGTACGCCTGCAAGCAGCCCGTCTCCATGCAGCCGTACATGGCGAAGTGGCGCGCCCCCTTCATCGGCCTGCAGTGGCTCTTCCGCAAGGGCCCGGCGGCGACCAACCACTTCGAGGCCGGCGGGTTCGCCCGCAGCAACGAGGACGTGGACTACCCCAACCTGATGTTCCACTTCCTGCCCGTCGCGGTCCGCTACGACGGTTCCTCACCCGCCGGCGGACACGGCTACCAGGTGCACGTCGGGCCCATGTACTCCGACGCCATCGGCTCGGTGAAGATCAAGAGCAGGGACCCGCGCGAGCACCCGGCGCTGCGCTTCAACTACCTGTCCACCGAGCAGGACCGTCGCGAGTGGGTCGAGGCGATCCGGGTGGCCCGCAAGCTCCTCGAACAGCCCGCGCTCGCCCCCTACAACGGCGGGGAGGTCTCGCCCGGGCCGAAGGTGGAGTCGGACGAGGAGATCCTGGCCTGGGTCGCGAAGGAGGGCGAGACCGCCCTGCACCCGTCCTGCACCTGCAAGATGGGCACCGACGAGATGGCCGTCGTCGACCCCGCCAGCATGCGGGTGCACGGACTGGACGGCCTGCGCGTGGTGGACGCGTCGGTGATGCCCTACGTCACCAACGGCAACATCTACGCCCCGGTGATGATGATCGCCGAGAAGGCCGCCGACCTGATCCTCGGCAAGGAGCCGCTCGCGCCGTCGAAGGCCGTGTACTACCGCCACCGTGACGTCCACAAGCAGGCGGAGCGGTAA